The genomic window TCATCGTGCGCCTGGTAACCAATTCTTTCGGAACATCCGGCCCTGAGAGAAATCCGTCCTCTTTTAGTTTCGTCCTTCCGGTCAGATCGAGAAACAACTGGACTGCGGCGAGCGCCAGAACCGGAAATCCTATGGCCCAGGGGAAAAGGCCGGCGCGGAAGCCGAAATTTCTGCTCTTCCATAGCGCGAGCGCCAAAAGCGCAAGGATCAAGAAAGCAAAAAGCGCGCTCCATCGGAGGCGATTCCGGTCTATGACGATTTTCTCCGTGGGGATTCCCGCAATCATCGCCGCTTCGTCTTGAGATTTTCTTTTGCTCCGCCGCTCTTTGATCACGGGGTAGAAAATACCGACCAGCGTGATGGCGAAAATAAACAGAACTCCGGGGCGCCATGCCCAGGCGATTCCATAATTATCGGTGGAGAGAAACAGTCTGTTTTCCGCCAGCGGACCGAGCACCAATCCCAGCAAAAGCGGCGGCCGCGGCCATTGGAGCTTCTCCAGCACCCAACCCAGCGCGCCGAAGAAGAGCACGACGATCATATCTTCAAAGGCGTTTTTTTCCGCGAAGGCGCCGAGGTAGATGAGGATCAAGATAAACGGGATGAGCAGGCTGCCTCTGACCTGGGTGATCTTCGCCAGCGGGTTGAGAAACAGGAAACAAGCCGCCACCGTGATGACGTTGGAGATGATGATCACCCAAACGAACGAGAACGTCAGATCCAATTTGCCTTTGGGTGGAGGGATCAGCATGTCCGGACCCGGCACGATGCCCTGGATGATGAACGCGCCCAGGAGAATCGCCATCGTGACGCTCGCGGGCACGCCGAAAGCGACGGTGGTGATCATGCTGCCGCCGAGAGTGGAGTTGTTCGCCGCGCCCGGTCCCAAGACGCCTTCCACGGCGCCTTTGCCGAAGCGGTGCTTGCCGGGCGAGCTCTGCACCGCGTGGGCGTAGGCCAGCCACTGCGTCGTCGCCGCGCCCATGCCGGGGATGATCGCGGTGAAGGTGCCTATGGCGCTGCAACGCAGGATGAGCCACCAATGAATGAATGTATCCTTGACTCCCTGCATCACGCCGCCGAGCTTTTCCACTTTCTCGCGGGAGATGCTGGTCCCTATGACCGCCAGCTCGATGATTTCCGGGATGGCGTAAAAACCTACCGTAACGGGAACGAGGCCGATGCCGTCCCATAGAAACAATTGGCCGAAGGTGAAGCGCTGAATTCCCGAGATCGGATCGAGTCCGATGGTCGCGAGCATGAGGCCGAGGCCGCCCGAAATGATTCCCTTGACGACGGCCTCGCCGCTGAGCGCGGCGACAAACGTGATGCCGAGCAGCGCGAGCATGAAAAATTCCGGCGAGCCGAAGGTCAGAACCAGCGGCCGGACAATGGGAACCGCAAGGGCGATCGAGAAGGCGCCGAAGATCGCGCCCACGAGCGAGCTCATCAGCACCGCCCCCAACGCCCTGCCGGCTTCGCCTTTTTTCGCCATCGCGTGGCCGTCGATGATGGTGGAAGCGGTCGTCGGCTCGCCGGGCACGCCGAAAAGAACGGAAGTGATGTCGCCCGTCGTGGCCGTGACCGCCGTCATGCCCAGGAGGAACGCGAAAGCCTCGACCGCCGACATCTTGAAAATGAACGGCAGCATGAGGGCCATCGCCGTCGGTCCGCCGAGGCCCGGCAGGATGCCGACGACGAACCCGATCACGATGCCGATGGACATCAGGAGAAATGTCGAGGGAGCGAAGACCTGGTAGAGGCCCGAGAGAAAGGCGCCCATCATCTCCAGCATGGCGGATTCCTCTTAGACGGGTCCACAGCTCGACACCTGCGGGAGATCATTTTTCGGCAGGGAGGCGAAACGCTCTCAGTTGTAGAGAACGTCCTTGAATTTGGCGACCAGGGCCGGGTCGAGCTTAAAGAGCCCGGAGATGATCTTCTCCACCTCGTCGCCGGGCACGAGATTGATGTTCAAGTCCGCTTTCTTGGCTTCCGCGACGAACTCCGCGTCTTTGAGAGTCGCCTCAAAAGCTTTGCGCAAAATCTGCACGCGGTCTTTGGGGGTTCCGGGTGGGAGGGTGTAGGTGCGGACGATTTCGCTGTCGCCGTGAATTCCGACTTCGATCATCTTGCGGCCTTCGTCGCTCTTGGCGAGGCTCATCGCCTGCGGCACTTTCGCAAGCTCGGGATGAGTCTTACGGTTGGCCTGGAGGACGACCACCGCGTCGCCCGACTCCAGCGCCTTGCGCCAGGTGACTCTAACCGATTCCCATCCCCAGCACCCGCCGCCAAGCTCGCCGCTTTCCGCAGCCAGCCGGATATCGGAAGTGCCCTTGTAACCTGAGACAAGCTGGATGGGCAGACCGGTCGCGGCCTTGATGATTCTCGTGGCGTTGTCGGGCGTGGAATTGCCCGGTCCGGTCCCTCCCATTTTCACCGGAGTCTTGGATGCGGCCCACTTCTCGACGCTGGAAATCCCGCTTGCTTTGGTGAAGGCGCACACCACGTGATCGGTTGTGGGCGCCCCGATGAATTCGAACTTTCTCGCGTCGAACTCCACGCCTTTTTGTCCCACGACCTGGCCCAGGAACAGGCCGCCGATGAAATGGCCGATCGTAAGGCCGTCCGGCTTGGCGACGTTGTAAACATGATTGGCGGCAATCAAGCTTCCCGCGCCCACCATATTCTCCACGATCACGGTGGGATTGCCGGCGATCTGCTTGCCGATATGACGCGAGAGTGCGCGAGCGTAGGTATCGAAACCGCCGCCCGCGGAGAATCCTACGACGATCCGTATCGCCTTGCCCTTATAAAATTGCTCTTGACCGTAAACCGACGCGGCCAGGGCAAAGGTAAGAACGAGATAAAGGGAACAGAGTAAGAGACGCCGAACGCCGAACGGATATCGAGCTTTCATGCCAACCTCCTAGACAAAGCCAAATGCGATGCCGTCATATAATTCATAAATGTCTATCGTGTCAAGGCCGCGAGAAGGGGAAATAGAGTGATGGAGTGCTCCATTACTCCGGGTCGGCCACCGGGAAGGTGACCGTGAACGTCGAGCCCTTGCCCAACTCGCTCTCGATCTTGATGTCGCCGTCCAATAGCTCGACGAGTCGCTTGACGATGCTCAAACCCAGGCCGGTGCCGGGATATTTTCTCCGGTCCACTCCGTCCGCCATGTAGAAAGGCTCGAAGAGATGCGGCAAATCCGACTGATCGATCCCTATTCCTGTGTCGCGCACCGACCATAAGATGTGCTTGCCCGGAAAGTTTCTGTGGTTGCTTTGCATGGAGACCCGGAGCTCGACTTCGCCCTTCTCGGTGTATTTCACGGCATTGGCGAGGAGATTCTGAAGAATCTCCCTGATCTTGGACCGGTCGCTTTTGATTGACGGCATTCCGGCGTCGATGTCGAACCTGAGATCGAGCCCCTTTTCCCGCGCCAGCGGCGCGAACGATAGCTCCAGGTCGTCGGTGATATCGTTGACCGAGAATTCCGACGCGCGCACCGGCACTTTCCTTGCGTCCAGACGCACCAGGTCGAGGATCTCGTTGATCAGGCTGAGCAAGTCCTGGGCGTAGCGGCCGATGCGCTCCAGCGCTTTGCCCTGCTCGTCGTTGAAACTTCCGTAAGAGCCGTCGAGCAGGAGCTGCTGGGTGCCGATCACGACGTTGAGAGGAGTTCTCAGCTCGTGGGCCATGGTATTGAGAAAATCGGTTTTGGTTCTAAAAGCGTCCTCCAGCTCGCCGGATTTCATCTGCAGTTCTTCGAACAACCTGGCGTTTTGAACCGCGATGGCCGTCTGGTCGGCAAAGGCGGTGATCATCTGGATCTCGTCCGGACGAAACTCCCTTTCCTGTTTGGAATAGAGGTTGACGGTGCCGATGACGCGCGAGCCGA from Candidatus Binatia bacterium includes these protein-coding regions:
- a CDS encoding tripartite tricarboxylate transporter substrate-binding protein → MKARYPFGVRRLLLCSLYLVLTFALAASVYGQEQFYKGKAIRIVVGFSAGGGFDTYARALSRHIGKQIAGNPTVIVENMVGAGSLIAANHVYNVAKPDGLTIGHFIGGLFLGQVVGQKGVEFDARKFEFIGAPTTDHVVCAFTKASGISSVEKWAASKTPVKMGGTGPGNSTPDNATRIIKAATGLPIQLVSGYKGTSDIRLAAESGELGGGCWGWESVRVTWRKALESGDAVVVLQANRKTHPELAKVPQAMSLAKSDEGRKMIEVGIHGDSEIVRTYTLPPGTPKDRVQILRKAFEATLKDAEFVAEAKKADLNINLVPGDEVEKIISGLFKLDPALVAKFKDVLYN
- a CDS encoding tripartite tricarboxylate transporter permease translates to MLEMMGAFLSGLYQVFAPSTFLLMSIGIVIGFVVGILPGLGGPTAMALMLPFIFKMSAVEAFAFLLGMTAVTATTGDITSVLFGVPGEPTTASTIIDGHAMAKKGEAGRALGAVLMSSLVGAIFGAFSIALAVPIVRPLVLTFGSPEFFMLALLGITFVAALSGEAVVKGIISGGLGLMLATIGLDPISGIQRFTFGQLFLWDGIGLVPVTVGFYAIPEIIELAVIGTSISREKVEKLGGVMQGVKDTFIHWWLILRCSAIGTFTAIIPGMGAATTQWLAYAHAVQSSPGKHRFGKGAVEGVLGPGAANNSTLGGSMITTVAFGVPASVTMAILLGAFIIQGIVPGPDMLIPPPKGKLDLTFSFVWVIIISNVITVAACFLFLNPLAKITQVRGSLLIPFILILIYLGAFAEKNAFEDMIVVLFFGALGWVLEKLQWPRPPLLLGLVLGPLAENRLFLSTDNYGIAWAWRPGVLFIFAITLVGIFYPVIKERRSKRKSQDEAAMIAGIPTEKIVIDRNRLRWSALFAFLILALLALALWKSRNFGFRAGLFPWAIGFPVLALAAVQLFLDLTGRTKLKEDGFLSGPDVPKELVTRRTMSICAWTVGFFIGIWLLGFSLAIPLMTLLYFKFAGNEKWPIAIVLSAIGWLFFYLLFIRLLHVPFTDPVIPIPLPSFLIS